In Leptotrichia buccalis C-1013-b, the genomic window TTGGATTGGCAACATTCTTGCTTTAGATATAATCCTCGTATCAAAGATGAACCTAAATTTATAGAAGTTAAAGATGAACGCTACTGGGGTGGTGGTTATACTGCGTATTTTCCAACATATTCTCCAAATGGGGATTATTATTTTTTTATTGATGTTAATTTTCGTTTTGGATATTTAGGACATCCATGGCAACAAAAAGTTTGGATATATGGAAAAAAATTGATTGAAGAATTTAAAAAAGCTGATTTAGAGGGATTTAAATTAATTGAGGAAAAAAATTAGAGAGGAACATCGAAAAGAATGAAAGACAACAAGATAAAAATTATTGGAGCAAGAGAGCATAATTTGAAGAATATTGATATTGAGATTCCTAAGAATGAGCTTGTGGTAATTACAGGGGTTTCGGGGAGTGGGAAATCTTCGCTTGCGTTTGATACGATTTATTCGGAAGGGCAAAGAAGATATGTGGAGAGTTTGTCGGCTTATGCGAGAATGTTTATTGGGCAAATGCAGAAGCCTGAATTGGATAGTATTGAGGGGCTTTCGCCGGCGATTTCGATTGAGCAGAAAAGTGTTTCGAAAAATCCTCGTTCAACTGTTGGGACAACTACGGAAATTTATGATTATATGAGGCTTTTATGGGCACATATTGGAGAGGCACATTGTCCGATTTGTCATCAGAAGGTGGAAAAACAGTCGATTCAGGAAATTGTGGATAATCTTGTGAATGGACGGAATGAAAAGGATAAGTTGATAGTGTTATCACCTGTTGTTATTGATAAAAAGGGGACTCATAAAAATTTGTTCTTGAATTTGCAGAAAAAAGGATTTCAGAGAGTTCGGGTAAATGGTGAT contains:
- a CDS encoding DUF2716 domain-containing protein, coding for MVILDDEEYNKVWDIVYDRFNFNPSVDKKEIAFEFKEPYIVYDISYHYENLEEIKGSVVWGFKKEVRDKITEIFLKCTKENEELYALDWQHSCFRYNPRIKDEPKFIEVKDERYWGGGYTAYFPTYSPNGDYYFFIDVNFRFGYLGHPWQQKVWIYGKKLIEEFKKADLEGFKLIEEKN